From the genome of Pelagicoccus sp. SDUM812003:
CGGGAGGGGTCCTCGATGGCGACGGCGAAGAAGAGGGACGTTATCGGCCCGACCCCGTGGACGGTCTCCAGCAGCTTGGTCGCCGGGTACTTCTCCTCGGCGAGCTTTCGCAGCAGCCTCTCGTGCCTTTTGATCTTGTCGGTAAGCTCGTCGATGGAGAGCAGCAGCGGTTCGACCAGATCGCAGTGCTCGGCGTCGACCGCCGCTCGGGTCCTGCGGACGAAGCAGGAGGCGTTGACGCCGTCTGGGACGCGGACTCCAAGGCCCTTGAGGAGGAATCTGACCGAGTTCATCATGTCGACCCTGGCGCTGACCAGGGCGTCGCGGGTCTTGATCCTGACCAGGTCGCGCTGGGCGTCCTCGCTCCTGTGCCTCACTGGATGGAGCAGGGAGGGGTCGACCCTTCCTAGCCTCGCGAGCATGCGCGCGTCGTTGCGGTCGCTCTTTCGGTCGTTCTGGTAGATCGACCTCAGCTTCCTGGCGTTGGCGACTATCGGCTTGAGCCCCTCGGCGGTCAGCAGCCTGCTCACCCACGGGGAGTGTGAACCGGTCTCGAGTATGGCGTTGGATTGTGGATACGTTCTGGCCAGCAGCTTGTAGCTTGCCGGCTCGTTGGGGAGGGATCGTTCCTCGACGATGCTGCCGCTAGCGTCGAGCACGCAAACTGCGACCTTGCGGTCGGATAGATCTAGGCCAATGGTGTGAGCTGTAGTGTTGGTATTCATAAAGGCACTATATGGACGGGTCGCTCATGGCGACTCGTCTCTGTGCCTTCTCATTCCTACTGGTTCTCAGTTTATTTTGTTTATGTTGGAATTCTGACCTGC
Proteins encoded in this window:
- a CDS encoding transposase, encoding MNTNTTAHTIGLDLSDRKVAVCVLDASGSIVEERSLPNEPASYKLLARTYPQSNAILETGSHSPWVSRLLTAEGLKPIVANARKLRSIYQNDRKSDRNDARMLARLGRVDPSLLHPVRHRSEDAQRDLVRIKTRDALVSARVDMMNSVRFLLKGLGVRVPDGVNASCFVRRTRAAVDAEHCDLVEPLLLSIDELTDKIKRHERLLRKLAEEKYPATKLLETVHGVGPITSLFFAVAIEDPSR